One Callithrix jacchus isolate 240 chromosome 4, calJac240_pri, whole genome shotgun sequence genomic window, TTGCAAGCATGTTACTTAATACTGAATTCTCCTTTAGTCATTTGAATATGACTATCAGTTTAAACTGCTCTATGTATAGTACAATTATTTCAGATGGAGATGGTTGACAATAATATATAGAACAAAATGATAACttctataaaatacatttctttatctGAAACACATATACTGACATTCATATTGACTTAGTAATCATTAATATTCAAATTAGATCaagcttaaaaataaactaatattttacACATAACAGCTTTTATCATAAAATTTTTCCAGtatattttcacataatcctttCATACATCCCTTGGCTTGAAGTCATTTTCAGAGCCTAGCTCTCTATTTGCCTCAAATGTTCTCCATAGATCCTTAGGTTATGCAGTTGCTCCAATCACTTACTTCACCTAAGTATGCCTCGCCTGTGATGACCATTCCTTTATGAAACACACAGCTCAGCTTTACCAGCTCTTGTCACTTCCTATATGCTTCTCACTGCCTTGCAAGAAAGAGGGATCTCAAATGCCAACTTCTACACTGCTTCAAAGCCTCTCTTGATACAATTCATAAAACTTATTATCTTACGATTGATACTGGATATGAAAGAATATGGACCAAAATTCCTCTCAAAATTTACTATCCAACAAAGAACAAGCGGTGTTGGAGAAAAAGATTTAAAGTATTTTGCTGTGTATTTAACTAAAGATAGAAGTCAAAAGCATTCTGCCTAAAAGGCAAGAAATTAAAGACATGttctagagatttaaaaaaataaaagtattatctTTTCCTAGGAATTATAACTCTGCTTTTATCAAGATTTACAACAAATTTCATGCTATTTTCAATCAGGAAAAGTCTGTCTTGGATTCATTAGGTTTGTGCCATGGAAAAACATTGCTATAGATGTTTTCCTTCGATTTTACATAGCTGTTTTCTCCACAAGTGAATGGTATTTATGCttactgtgttttatttataCCTGTTACCAGGCACTCCATGACCTTGTTAAAGTACATGCTCAGCAAGTGCTCacagtgaataaataaaagaatggttGATAAATAAAGAGATGGATGAATCATTGTGAGGAGATATTCCATTATACTGTTAATATCACATGTAGAAAGGATCACTCCCACCCCATTAGTATCTTCACTGCTCCTCTTACATCCTTGTTTCTCAGAGTCTAGATTAGAGGGTTAAGACTAGGTGTGACTACTGTATAAAAGACAGCGATAAACTTGCCTCAATCAGGAGAATTTTCTGATGGTGGCTGGAGATATATGCACTTGGCCGGAATGAAAAAGAGAGATACAACCCTAAGATGGGCTCCACATGTCCTAAACACGTTCTGAAGCCCAGTAGTTGACTGCAACCTCAGTACAGCCCGGGCAACGGCACCATAGGAAGTGAGAATGAGGATGAGAGGTATGAGAACAAAAATGGAACTCGTGACCATGAGGGTCAGCTCATTTGCATGGGTATCAACACATGATAATCACAGAAGTGCTGCAACTTCACAGAAGTGACCCACTTGATGATGTCCACACAGGGGTACCCAGAAGTGAAGGAGGATTGAAGCGCTGACGTAGTAAAACCACTTACCCAAGAAGCCACAGCCAACAAGCAGAAATGAGGGTGCATGAGAACAGTGTAATGCAAAGGTCTACACACAGCTGCATAATGGTCATAGGACATCACCACCAATAGGACACACTCTGTGGTTCCCAGTGCAAGAACAAAGTAAAGTTGAATCATGCAGCCAGCATAAGAGATGGTCTTTTCTGGGTCCCAGAGATTGACCAGCAACTGAGGGATAGAGCTAGTGGTGTAGCACAGATCCAGAAATGAAAGGTCTGAAAGGAAGAAGTACATGGGAGTGTGGAGATGGGAGTCCAGGTATGACAGGATGGTGATGAACAGGTTTCCTATCAGTGTCATCAAGTAGAAGATCAAGATAACCACAAAGAGAACTGCTTCCAGATGAGGCCAATTAGAAAATCCAAGTAGAGTAAAGAAGTCTACAgaacttgcattttttttcatcATCATTCATTTTTCCCTTACACCTAAAGAAAGAATCacatagctgggcacggtggctcacgcctgtaatcccagcactttaggaggccaaggcgggtggatcacgaggtcaagagatcgagaccatcatggtcaacatggtgaaaccccgtctctactaaatatacaaaaaattagctgggcatggtggcgcgtgcctgtaatcccagctactcaggaggctgaggcaggagaattgcctgaacgcaggaggtggaggttgcggtgagccgagattgtgccattgcactccagcctgggaaacaagagcgaaactccatcccaaaaaaaaaagaaaatcccataaaCTCAAAGCCTGTCCATGCATTGTCAACCACTCACTTGCAAACAGATTGGAGGAAAAAGTATCCCACTTCCTCATAGTGTTTACTGGCAGTATAATTTTTATACAGTTTCCTTTTTAAGCTTCCTCGAGATATTTGTCCAGCTGTGGATACAACCAATAGCTTTTCAAGTTGCTGAGTTCTTTTATACATCCCTGAGTTAACATTTGGATAAATGAAGACTAAGATATTCTATCAGCAGAAAAAcaacatttatgaaaataatttttttattttaaaaagttaaattgattttttttttaattttcaggctATTTCCAAATTTGCAGTTACAGAGAAAGGAATAACTACAGTCTTCATAATCTACTTACAGATAGAAATTTCCCATGTTAAAAAGTAATTAGGTAGtcactttaaaatgttaatattgactgaaaataaataattcagtatGATTATAGAAAGAACTCAATGCTATTCATTTATGCTAGCAGTTCATTTCtagacaaataaaataatgtgcaaaTGAAGGTTTAAACAGtcatatgcacatacatgcaccAACTTATAAAAATTCACAATATAAGCAAAGCTGATAAGGTAAAATGGAATAGAGATGTCAGTAATAGAATGCTTCCAAAGTTAAATAGgaatataattattattgaaacacaaaaaaatagagtCTAACAAAGACATAGGAGggtaagagagaaagggagagtgtACGGATCACAGCAGTGAGGAGGAGCTCTGAATGTGGTATCTGAAGTTGAAAGACTGTATAACAGGATTGTTAGACAAAAAGAAGACTTAAACACAGTGTCCACAAACTCTTATATGCTTTAGGTCAATaatgaagtatattttaaattctgagtcACAATTTGTAATTTGTATATTCTGggttttatacaatttttaatggAGCTTCTGAGTAGACATGAACTAATATTAGTAGACAACAATATGTCAATAATGTACAAAATCCAGAAAATTCATCTTGtagttattctttttaaaaaataaagaagaaattcaaatatGCTCTGACAGTTTAATTTTCAGTTGCTTATTTTCTCTTGTACATTGTCAATctttcatgagaaaaataaacacttttttttttgagacagagttggagtgcagtggcactatcttggctcattgcaacctctgcctcccagcttcaagggattctcctgcctcagcctctcaagtagctgggacttcaggcatatgccaccatacccaactaatttttgtatttttagtagaggcaggggtttcaccatgttggccaggatggtcttgatctcttgacctcatgattcacccacctaa contains:
- the LOC100393980 gene encoding LOW QUALITY PROTEIN: olfactory receptor 2J3 (The sequence of the model RefSeq protein was modified relative to this genomic sequence to represent the inferred CDS: inserted 3 bases in 2 codons; substituted 3 bases at 3 genomic stop codons) produces the protein MNDDXKKNASSVDFFTLLGFSNWPHLEAVLFVVILIFYLMTLIGNLFITILSYLDSHLHTPMYFFLSDLSFLDLCYTTSSIPQLLVNLWDPEKTISYAGCMIQLYFVLALGTTECVLLVVMSYDHYAAVCRPLHYTVLMHPHFCLLAVASWVSGFTTSALQSSFXFWVPLCGHHQVGHFCEVAALLXLSCVDTHANELTLMVTSSIFVLIPLILILTSYGAVARAVLRLQSTTGLQNVFRTCGAHLRVVSLFFIPAKCIYLQPPSENSPDXGKFIAVFYTVVTPSLNPLIXTLRNKDVRGAVKILMGWE